Proteins from one Caulobacter sp. 73W genomic window:
- a CDS encoding S9 family peptidase, whose protein sequence is MQNRRELLASAAALVASSALIPGESMSASPTLPKPPVAKKEPKRIEQLGRVRTDDYAWMKDDNWQKVLRDPSLIKADVKAHLTEENAYTKAMLAKTEPLQKAMFEEMKGRVKEDDASVPAPDGAFEYYTRYNVGAQHPIYARKPRGGGAEEVLLDADALAKGKAYSEVGAADHSPDHKLFAYAEDAQGSEVFRVFVKDLATGQVLAEPVESSTGDFTFSPDSQWLFWTHRDDNGRPDKIYRRPARGGAKDDVLVYEEADEGYFIGIGRVASDQFLVISAGNNDSSEALIIPAADPTAKPKVVEPRKAGVRYDVEHWDGDFIIRTNAGDAVDFKLVRAPVSDPSAKNWKEWVAHRPGTLIVGTTAYQNHFVRLERVNANTRIVVTEKGGAEHPIVMDEEAYVLSLEGGYEFDTPVMRYVYQSPTTPRQWFDYDMAKRTKVLRKTQEIPSGHNPADYVTKRLYAKAPDGAEVPITVLMKKGTKLDGSAPLLLYGYGSYGIPMDPSFSIRNFSLVDRGWIWATAHIRGGSEKGWGWFLDGKRFKKKNTFTDFIACAEHLHANGYGAKGRTVAYGGSAGGLLMGAVTNMRPDLWSGIIGAVPFVDVINTMSDTSLPLTPPEWPEWGNPIEDAEAYDYMLSYSPYDQIGAKPYPAVLATGGLSDPRVTYWEPEKWVAKLRDHTTGTSPILLKINMEAGHGGASGRFDFLKEIALDYAFAVWAVEKGWEKAW, encoded by the coding sequence ATGCAAAACCGACGCGAACTTCTGGCCTCCGCGGCCGCCCTGGTCGCTTCTTCCGCACTCATTCCCGGTGAATCTATGTCCGCGTCGCCTACCCTCCCCAAGCCGCCCGTCGCCAAGAAGGAACCGAAGCGCATCGAGCAGCTGGGCCGCGTGCGGACCGACGACTACGCCTGGATGAAGGACGACAACTGGCAGAAGGTCTTGCGCGACCCCAGCCTGATCAAGGCGGACGTCAAGGCGCACCTGACCGAGGAGAACGCCTACACCAAGGCCATGCTGGCCAAGACCGAACCGCTGCAGAAGGCGATGTTCGAGGAGATGAAGGGCCGCGTCAAAGAAGACGACGCCTCCGTCCCCGCCCCCGACGGCGCGTTCGAATACTACACCCGCTACAATGTCGGGGCGCAGCACCCGATCTACGCCCGCAAGCCGCGCGGCGGGGGGGCCGAGGAAGTGCTGCTGGACGCCGACGCCCTGGCCAAGGGCAAGGCCTATTCGGAGGTCGGCGCGGCCGACCACAGCCCCGACCACAAGCTGTTCGCCTATGCCGAGGACGCGCAGGGCTCGGAAGTCTTCCGCGTGTTCGTGAAGGACCTGGCCACCGGCCAGGTGCTGGCCGAGCCGGTGGAGAGCTCCACCGGGGACTTCACCTTCTCGCCCGACTCCCAGTGGCTGTTCTGGACCCATCGCGACGACAACGGCCGGCCGGACAAGATCTATCGCCGCCCGGCGCGCGGCGGCGCCAAGGACGACGTGCTGGTCTATGAAGAGGCTGACGAGGGCTATTTCATCGGCATTGGCCGCGTGGCGTCCGACCAGTTCCTGGTCATCAGCGCCGGCAACAACGACAGCTCCGAAGCCCTGATCATCCCGGCCGCCGACCCGACCGCCAAGCCCAAGGTGGTGGAGCCGCGCAAGGCCGGCGTCCGCTATGACGTCGAGCACTGGGACGGCGACTTCATCATCCGCACCAACGCCGGCGACGCGGTGGACTTCAAGCTGGTGCGCGCGCCGGTTTCCGATCCCTCGGCCAAGAACTGGAAGGAGTGGGTCGCCCACCGTCCGGGCACGCTGATCGTCGGGACCACCGCCTATCAGAACCACTTCGTGCGGCTGGAGCGCGTCAACGCCAACACCCGTATCGTCGTCACCGAAAAGGGCGGGGCCGAGCATCCCATCGTCATGGACGAGGAGGCCTATGTCCTGTCGCTGGAGGGCGGGTACGAGTTCGACACCCCGGTGATGCGCTATGTCTACCAGTCGCCGACCACCCCGCGTCAGTGGTTCGACTACGACATGGCCAAGCGCACGAAGGTGCTGCGCAAGACCCAGGAAATCCCGTCCGGCCACAACCCGGCCGACTACGTCACCAAGCGGCTCTACGCCAAGGCGCCCGACGGCGCCGAAGTGCCGATCACCGTGCTGATGAAGAAGGGAACCAAGCTGGACGGCTCGGCCCCGCTGCTGCTTTACGGCTATGGCAGCTACGGCATCCCGATGGATCCCAGCTTCTCGATCCGCAACTTCAGCCTGGTGGACCGGGGCTGGATCTGGGCCACGGCCCACATCCGCGGCGGCTCGGAAAAGGGCTGGGGCTGGTTCCTGGACGGCAAGCGCTTCAAGAAGAAGAACACCTTCACTGACTTCATCGCCTGCGCCGAGCACCTGCACGCCAACGGCTATGGGGCGAAGGGGCGTACCGTGGCCTATGGCGGCTCGGCCGGCGGCCTGCTGATGGGGGCGGTGACCAACATGCGCCCCGACCTGTGGAGCGGCATCATCGGCGCCGTGCCGTTCGTGGATGTGATCAACACCATGAGCGACACGTCCCTGCCGCTGACCCCGCCGGAGTGGCCCGAATGGGGCAACCCGATCGAGGACGCGGAAGCCTACGACTACATGCTCAGCTACAGCCCCTACGACCAGATCGGGGCCAAGCCCTATCCGGCGGTGCTGGCCACCGGCGGCCTGTCGGACCCGCGCGTCACCTATTGGGAGCCGGAAAAGTGGGTCGCCAAGCTGCGCGACCACACCACGGGAACGAGCCCTATCCTGCTGAAGATCAACATGGAAGCCGGACACGGCGGGGCGTCCGGCCGGTTCGATTTCCTGAAGGAGATCGCGTTGGACTACGCGTTCGCCGTCTGGGCGGTCGAGAAGGGCTGGGAGAAGGCGTGGTGA
- a CDS encoding serine protease, translated as MAWDLSLDLIQATVQVEQALPDGGRTVGTGFLVDAPTPDGRPRTVLVTAGHVLERMPKASARIGYRVQGGDGVWRYDPQTMTIRDAANQPEWAKHPTRDVAAIEVVAPPEFAKAAIPLAWLAADETFSKVALGPGDEMMALGFPRGLAANGAGFPILRSGRVASYPLGPADNSPTFLLDFAVFPGNSGGPVFMAQAARRRPGAGEAQEVQFVAGMLTQQVELNKERLEIGVVTHAKFIREAVNMLDGVIPISATKVAETLPPTQVAANAVEAGTID; from the coding sequence ATGGCCTGGGATCTCTCACTCGATCTCATTCAGGCGACGGTGCAGGTCGAACAGGCCCTGCCCGACGGCGGCCGGACCGTGGGCACCGGCTTCCTGGTCGACGCCCCGACCCCTGACGGCCGTCCGCGCACCGTGCTGGTCACCGCCGGCCATGTGCTGGAGCGTATGCCCAAAGCCAGCGCCCGCATCGGCTATCGCGTCCAGGGCGGCGACGGCGTCTGGCGCTACGACCCCCAGACCATGACCATCCGCGACGCCGCCAACCAACCGGAATGGGCCAAGCACCCGACCCGCGACGTGGCCGCGATCGAGGTCGTCGCGCCGCCGGAATTCGCCAAGGCGGCGATCCCTCTGGCCTGGCTGGCCGCGGACGAAACCTTCAGCAAGGTGGCGCTCGGCCCCGGCGACGAGATGATGGCGCTGGGCTTCCCGCGCGGCCTGGCCGCCAACGGCGCCGGCTTCCCGATCCTGCGTTCGGGCCGAGTGGCCTCCTACCCGCTGGGCCCGGCCGACAATTCGCCGACCTTCCTGCTCGATTTCGCGGTGTTTCCCGGCAATTCCGGCGGCCCGGTGTTCATGGCCCAGGCCGCCCGCCGTCGCCCCGGGGCGGGCGAGGCCCAGGAAGTTCAGTTCGTCGCCGGCATGCTCACCCAGCAGGTGGAGCTGAACAAGGAACGGCTGGAGATCGGCGTCGTCACCCACGCCAAGTTCATCCGCGAGGCGGTGAACATGCTGGACGGCGTCATCCCGATCAGCGCGACAAAGGTCGCCGAAACCCTGCCCCCCACCCAGGTCGCCGCCAACGCGGTCGAAGCCGGGACGATCGACTAG
- a CDS encoding GFA family protein translates to MVRITGGCLCGGVRYEAEGPPAYTGHCYCADCRKASGGGFIPFMGFPAEAVRFSGMTRQFRSPAFKGGEAVRNSCPTCGGLVFGGVVGESDSHTLYAGSLDDPSLFKPQIAIFNRDRPAWAPLPPDVAVFETMPE, encoded by the coding sequence GTGGTGAGGATCACCGGCGGCTGCCTCTGCGGCGGCGTCCGCTATGAAGCGGAGGGGCCGCCGGCCTATACGGGCCATTGCTACTGCGCCGACTGCCGCAAGGCGTCGGGCGGCGGTTTCATCCCGTTCATGGGCTTTCCCGCCGAGGCGGTGCGGTTCAGCGGCATGACCCGGCAGTTCCGCTCTCCCGCCTTCAAGGGCGGCGAGGCGGTGCGCAACTCCTGCCCCACCTGCGGCGGGCTGGTGTTCGGCGGGGTGGTCGGCGAGAGCGACAGCCACACCCTCTATGCGGGCTCGCTGGACGACCCGAGCCTGTTCAAACCCCAGATCGCCATCTTCAACCGCGACCGTCCCGCCTGGGCGCCCCTGCCCCCGGACGTCGCGGTGTTCGAGACGATGCCGGAGTGA